The following proteins are encoded in a genomic region of Arachis ipaensis cultivar K30076 chromosome B02, Araip1.1, whole genome shotgun sequence:
- the LOC107627649 gene encoding uncharacterized protein LOC107627649 — translation MRQQKVLGEPVGFGGRDTQGIGGLAEFQYKVVESDYCKYYGKCKEFGNRCTWLIRISLRQHRGIWEVKRYNGPHTCLAMSISSDHRSLDYHVISTFILQMVRADAAVCIKVLLNAIEAHFGFRPTYRRVWLAKKKSVAQIYRDWDDSYNELPRWVLGVQMTMPDSVAVLRTSPVRVGGQVEQSNAYFHQLFWTFPPCIDAFQHCKPLVSTDGTHLYGKYGGTLLVAIAQDGNSNMLPVAFALVEGENAESCSFFLSHLR, via the exons ATGAGACAACAGAAAGTTCTTGGCGAACCTGTTGGATTTGGTGGCAGAGATACACAGGGTATCGGAGGACTAGCGGAGTTTCAA TACAAAGTAGTGGAGTCCGATTATTGCAAGTACTATGGGAAGTGTAAGGAATTTGGCAAccggtgcacatggttgattcggatCAGTCTCCGCCAGCATAGAGGTATTTGGGAGGTAAAACGGTATAATGGACCTCATACTTGTCTGGCCATGTCGATATCGAGTGATCACAGGAGTCTTGATTATCATGTGATCTCGACATTCATACTGCAAATGGTTAGAGCTGATGCTGCCGTTTGTATCAAGGTACTGCTGAATGCGATAGAGGCACATTTCGGTTTTAGACCGACTTACAGGAGGGTTTGGTTGGCTAAGAAGAAGTCCGTGGCACAAATTTACAGAGATTGGGATGACTCATACAATGAGTTACCGCGATGGGTACTAGGTGTGCAGATGACGATGCCGGATAGTGTTGCAGTGTTGAGGACGAGTCCTGTGCGAGTGGGTGGGCAAGTGGAGCAATCGAATGCCTATTTCCACCAGCTTTTTTGGACATTCCCACCGTGTATTGATGCCTTCCAACATTGCAAGCCGTTGGTCAGTACTGACGGGACCCACTTGTACGGCAAATACGGGGGTACATTGCTCGTTGCGATTGCTCAGGACGGAAACTCCAACATGCTGCCTGTTGCATTTGCACTTGTagagggtgagaatgctgagtcgTGCTCATTTTTTCTATCCCACCTCCGCTAG